A single Triticum dicoccoides isolate Atlit2015 ecotype Zavitan chromosome 2A, WEW_v2.0, whole genome shotgun sequence DNA region contains:
- the LOC119359047 gene encoding zinc finger A20 and AN1 domain-containing stress-associated protein 12-like: MPHGQESSTEAAAGGGAPLCANGCGFYGSEATKSMCSKCYRDHLKATGVAGPAVEGKINADDLIHTFKKSVSLQDSTAAAAAEAAPEADAPAKKAAPTRCMACKKKVGLLGFACRCGGIFCSLHRYVDGHACGFDYKKVGREQIAQQNPLVAPSKLHNKI, from the coding sequence ATGCCGCACGGGCAGGAGTCTTCGACGGAGGCCGCCGCCGGTGGGGGCGCGCCGCTGTGcgcgaacggctgcgggttctacgGGAGCGAGGCAACCAAGAGCATGTGCTCAAAGTGCTACCGCGACCACCTCAAGGCGACAGGTGTGGCTGGCCCCGCCGTCGAGGGGAAGATCAATGCCGACGACCTCATCCACACCTTCAAGAAGTCGGTGAGCCTGCAGGACTCTACCGCTGCAGCTGCTGCGGAGGCGGCACCGGAGGCCGATGCGCCAGCGAAGAAGGCGGCGCCAACCAGGTGCATGGCGTGCAAGAAGAAGGTGGGGCTGCTGGGGTTCGCGTGCCGCTGCGGTGGCATCTTCTGCTCGCTGCACCGCTACGTGGACGGGCACGCATGCGGTTTCGACTACAAGAAGGTCGGCCGTGAGCAGATCGCGCAGCAGAACCCTCTCGTCGCGCCGTCCAAGCTCCACAACAAGATTTGA